The Lacticaseibacillus pabuli region GACGCGCTTGACGGCTTCACTCACCTGGTGCACCTCACCATTTTCGATGAGACTGCGGGCCTCGATGACCTTGCCGACCACGTCTGGCAGGATTGAACTGTCCACGATGTAATACTTTTCCACACCCATATCCCCTGTCTTCTTGGCGGTCCCAGCCGCCCAATTTGCTACCAGTTATTATACTACGCGCGGCACATGTTCACGAGGGGTAGACACGAATTTGTTACAAATCCCGTGCCATCTTGCGACATGGCACGCCATCCTCGTCATACACGGGTGAAATCGTCTTATAACCTAGGCGTTCATAAAATGAAATGGCCGTGGCCTCCGCGTGAATTTCCAGGTGACGAACATGTTGGTTTTGCGCGTAACGTTCCAGTGCAGTGACCACTTGGCTACCCAAATGCTGACCACGATAGTCGGCAAGTGTGGCAATCCGCGTCAGTCTGCCAGAATCCTCATCCTCACGCAAAAAACGTCCTGTCGCAACGGGCGTCTCCCCATCATAAATGACCACGTAAGTCACCCCAGGCACATCGTTTTGATCGAACTCGTCCTTAATGGCAATGCCGCGTTCAAGAACAAAGACACGCATCCGGACATAGCAACTGGCGGCGCGCTGCCAAGGTTCACTACCAATGACCAGTTTCTTATCCGCCATTAGTCTACCTGCTTGCTCATGTGGCGGTACATGTGGTCAAAAATCTGCACACGACCGTCATCAACAAAGCCATGGCGTTCGTATAACGCTTGTGCTTTCGGGTTCTCAAGGTCACAGCACAAACCGACGTGATGCAAGCCTGCTTCTTTAGCGCGGCGTGTGGTGTCATCTAGCAGCTGACTGCCAATGCCACGATGTTGCGCTGATTCTTTAACAGCCAGTGTATCCAGGTACCAGTCACCCGGGAAGGTTTCCGGCCACGTGAACAGCTTCTCATCTTCGGGAATACCCAAGCGGTGCAGGTAGGGCTGAAAGGCGTCATCAATGTGCGCCTCATCACTGCCAGGATAGCCAACCGCGATGCCAAGAATTTCGCCATCCTCCTCGGCCACAACGGTATGCGCGTAACTGTAGCGGTATGGCGCTTCCTTAAATGCGTCCGCGAAGACAGCAAAAACGTCCTTGTCGGCCATCTTCATCAGGGAAGGAATTTCCATCTCGTCAAATACGATATTAATCAGTGGCGCCACCTGCACCCCATCGGCTGCGGTTGCTTGTCGGATAATCATCAAAGTTTCCTCCGTTCGATTGAAAAGGGCCGCGCAAAGCGCAGCCCTGATATTACTTGTTAACGTTCCTTCAGCATACGCTGGATTTCACGTTCCTGATCACGTTTCTTCAAGGTCTCACGTTTGTCGTAATTGTGTTTACCAGTTGCGACCCCGATGAGGATCTTGGCGTAACCATGTTTCAGGTAGGCGCGCAGGGGCACGATTGTCGTCCCCTGCCCAGCGGTTGCAGCATCCAGTTTGCGGATTTCCTTCTTTTTGAGCAGCAATTTGCGATTCCGCAGTGGGTCGACGTTAAACATGTTCCCCTCCGTATACGGGGAGATGTGCACGTTCTCGAGCCAAACCTCGCCGCCGCGAATGCGCGCAAAGCCGTCCTTCAGGTTCATCTTGCCA contains the following coding sequences:
- a CDS encoding GNAT family N-acetyltransferase codes for the protein MADKKLVIGSEPWQRAASCYVRMRVFVLERGIAIKDEFDQNDVPGVTYVVIYDGETPVATGRFLREDEDSGRLTRIATLADYRGQHLGSQVVTALERYAQNQHVRHLEIHAEATAISFYERLGYKTISPVYDEDGVPCRKMARDL
- a CDS encoding GNAT family N-acetyltransferase yields the protein MIIRQATAADGVQVAPLINIVFDEMEIPSLMKMADKDVFAVFADAFKEAPYRYSYAHTVVAEEDGEILGIAVGYPGSDEAHIDDAFQPYLHRLGIPEDEKLFTWPETFPGDWYLDTLAVKESAQHRGIGSQLLDDTTRRAKEAGLHHVGLCCDLENPKAQALYERHGFVDDGRVQIFDHMYRHMSKQVD
- the smpB gene encoding SsrA-binding protein SmpB, with the protein product MAKKKHKPTPDNLLAQNKKARHDYNIADTYEAGIALTGTEIKSVRAGKMNLKDGFARIRGGEVWLENVHISPYTEGNMFNVDPLRNRKLLLKKKEIRKLDAATAGQGTTIVPLRAYLKHGYAKILIGVATGKHNYDKRETLKKRDQEREIQRMLKER